In Salmonella enterica subsp. enterica serovar Typhimurium str. LT2, a single window of DNA contains:
- the asnS gene encoding asparagine tRNA synthetase (similar to E. coli asparagine tRNA synthetase (AAC74016.1); Blastp hit to AAC74016.1 (466 aa), 94% identity in aa 1 - 466) has protein sequence MSVVPVADVLQGRVAVDQEVTVRGWVRTRRDSKAGISFLAVYDGSCFDPVQAVINNSLPNYNEEVLHLTTGCSVVVTGKVVASPGQGQSFEIQATKVEVAGWVEDPDTYPMAAKRHSIEYLREVAHLRPRTNLIGAVARVRHTLAQALHRFFDEQGFFWVSTPLITASDTEGAGEMFRVSTLDLENLPRNDQGRVDFDKDFFGKESFLTVSGQLNGETYACALSKIYTFGPTFRAENSNTSRHLAEFWMLEPEVAFADLEDNARLAEAMLKYVFNAVLEERADDMKFFAERVDKDAIARLERFVSTDFAQVDYTDAVAILERCGKTFENPVFWGVDLSSEHERYLAEEHFKAPVVVKNYPKEIKAFYMRLNEDGKTVAAMDVLAPGIGEIIGGSQREERLDVLDARMAEMGLNKEDYWWYRDLRRYGTVPHSGFGLGFERLIAYVTGVQNVRDVIPFPRTPRNASF, from the coding sequence ATGAGCGTTGTGCCTGTAGCCGACGTACTCCAGGGCCGCGTAGCCGTTGACCAAGAAGTCACCGTGCGCGGATGGGTGCGTACCCGCCGAGATTCAAAAGCTGGCATCTCCTTCCTCGCCGTTTATGACGGCTCCTGCTTTGATCCTGTACAGGCTGTCATTAATAATTCTCTGCCCAATTATAATGAAGAAGTATTACACCTGACGACAGGCTGCTCCGTGGTAGTAACAGGTAAGGTTGTCGCGTCGCCGGGACAGGGGCAAAGTTTCGAAATCCAGGCCACGAAAGTAGAAGTCGCAGGCTGGGTGGAAGATCCGGATACCTACCCGATGGCGGCAAAACGCCATAGCATTGAGTATCTGCGTGAAGTCGCGCATCTGCGCCCGCGCACCAACCTGATTGGCGCGGTAGCGCGCGTCCGCCATACTCTGGCGCAGGCGCTGCATCGCTTCTTCGATGAGCAGGGTTTCTTTTGGGTCTCTACCCCGCTGATTACCGCTTCCGATACCGAAGGCGCTGGCGAAATGTTCCGCGTCTCAACGTTGGATCTGGAAAACCTGCCGCGTAACGACCAGGGCAGAGTAGATTTTGACAAAGACTTTTTTGGCAAAGAATCATTCCTGACCGTCTCCGGCCAGCTCAACGGTGAAACCTATGCCTGCGCGCTGTCCAAAATCTATACTTTTGGGCCGACCTTCCGCGCGGAAAATTCCAACACCAGCCGCCACCTGGCGGAGTTCTGGATGCTGGAGCCGGAAGTGGCATTCGCCGATCTGGAAGACAACGCCCGTCTGGCGGAAGCCATGCTGAAATATGTCTTCAACGCGGTTCTGGAAGAGCGTGCGGATGACATGAAGTTCTTTGCCGAACGCGTGGATAAAGACGCTATCGCTCGTCTGGAGCGTTTTGTCTCTACCGACTTCGCTCAGGTGGATTACACCGATGCGGTCGCCATTCTGGAACGCTGTGGTAAGACATTTGAAAACCCGGTGTTCTGGGGCGTCGACCTCTCTTCCGAACACGAACGTTATCTGGCGGAAGAGCATTTCAAAGCGCCGGTAGTGGTGAAAAACTATCCGAAAGAAATTAAAGCGTTTTACATGCGCCTTAACGAAGATGGCAAAACCGTGGCGGCCATGGATGTGCTGGCGCCGGGAATCGGCGAAATCATCGGTGGTTCCCAGCGTGAAGAGCGTCTGGATGTGCTGGATGCCCGTATGGCCGAAATGGGGCTGAATAAAGAGGATTACTGGTGGTATCGCGACTTGCGTCGCTACGGTACTGTACCGCATTCCGGCTTTGGCCTGGGCTTTGAACGCCTTATCGCTTACGTCACTGGTGTGCAAAACGTGCGCGATGTTATTCCGTTCCCACGGACCCCACGCAACGCCAGCTTCTGA
- a CDS encoding putative leucine response regulator (similar to E. coli regulator for leucine (or lrp) regulon and high-affinity branched-chain amino acid transport system (AAC73975.1); Blastp hit to AAC73975.1 (164 aa), 31% identity in aa 12 - 162), which yields MKLDAWDKNILTLLQRDNRLSQREIAEQVNLSPSAVNRRIAALEEAGIIKGNVSLIDAGKVGRPVTIVVQVVIENERFNLLEEARQRFVSCPQVQQVYYVTGDFDFLLVLNVRDMAEYEALTRELFFSSGNIKSFKTIVVMQNAKQEMRVLIE from the coding sequence ATGAAGCTTGACGCCTGGGATAAAAACATTCTGACATTATTGCAGCGCGATAATCGTCTTTCTCAGCGGGAAATCGCCGAACAGGTCAATCTTTCACCTTCGGCAGTGAATCGTCGTATCGCGGCACTGGAGGAGGCGGGCATAATTAAAGGCAATGTCAGCCTTATTGATGCTGGCAAAGTGGGACGCCCGGTCACGATTGTGGTGCAGGTGGTGATCGAAAACGAGCGATTCAATTTACTGGAAGAGGCTCGTCAACGGTTTGTCAGTTGCCCGCAGGTGCAGCAGGTCTACTACGTAACGGGCGATTTCGACTTTTTACTGGTGCTCAATGTTCGTGACATGGCGGAATATGAAGCGCTTACCCGTGAGCTTTTCTTTTCCTCAGGCAATATAAAGTCTTTTAAAACGATTGTCGTGATGCAAAACGCCAAGCAAGAGATGCGCGTCCTGATCGAGTAA